A stretch of the Balearica regulorum gibbericeps isolate bBalReg1 chromosome 15, bBalReg1.pri, whole genome shotgun sequence genome encodes the following:
- the MMD2 gene encoding monocyte to macrophage differentiation factor 2 isoform X1, which produces MFVSRVLDFQKTRYARFMNHRVPSNCRYQPTEYEHAANCATHAFWILPSILGSSILYILSDDQWETISAWIYGFGLSSLFIVSTIFHTISWKKRHLRTVEHCLHMFDRMVIYFFIAASYAPWLNLRELGPWASHMRWIIWIMASVGTVYVFFFHERYKLVELVCYVIMGFFPALVILSMPNRDGLPELVAGGLSYCLGMVFFKSDGRIPFAHAIWHLFVAIGAGIHYYAIWRYLYRPGALEAKTSR; this is translated from the exons ATGTTCGTGTCCCGGGTCCTGGATTTCCAGAAGACGCGCTACGCCAG gTTCATGAATCACCGTGTCCCATCCAACTGCAGGTACCAGCCGACGGAGTACGAGCACGCAGCAAACTGTGCCACCCATGCA TTCTGGATCCTGCCCAGCATCCTCGGCAGCTCCATCCTCTATATCCTCTCCGATGACCAGTGGGAAACCATCTCAGCCTGGATCTATGGCTTTGGCTTGTCCAGCCTCTTCATCGTCTCCACCATCTTCCACACCATCTCCTGGAAGAAGAGGCATCTCAG GACCGTGGAGCACTGCTTGCACATGTTTGACAGGATGGTGATCTACTTCTTCATCGCGGCATCATACGCTCCCTG GCTGAACCTGCGGGAGTTGGGTCCCTGGGCCTCCCATATGCGGTGGATCATCTGGATCATGGCGTCTGTCGGGACCGTCTACGTTTTCTTCTTCCATGAGCG GTACAAGCTGGTGGAGCTGGTGTGCTACGTTATCAtgggcttcttccctgccttgGTCATTCTCTCCATG CCCAACAGGGACGGCCTCCCGGAGCTGGTGGCTGGTGGACTCTCCTACTGCCTGGGCATGGTCTTCTTCAAAAGCGACGGCCGCATCCCCTTTGCCCATGCCATCTGGCACCTCTTTGTGGCCATTGGAGCTGGCATCCACTACTATGCCATTTGGAGGTACCTCTACCGGCCTGGCGCGCTGGAGGCTAAAACATCCCGGTAG
- the MMD2 gene encoding monocyte to macrophage differentiation factor 2 isoform X3 has translation MFVSRVLDFQKTRYARFMNHRVPSNCRYQPTEYEHAANCATHAFWILPSILGSSILYILSDDQWETISAWIYGFGLSSLFIVSTIFHTISWKKRHLRTVEHCLHMFDRMVIYFFIAASYAPWLNLRELGPWASHMRWIIWIMASVGTVYVFFFHERYKLVELVCYVIMGFFPALVILSMRHDGRLPGPMHDGGKGPF, from the exons ATGTTCGTGTCCCGGGTCCTGGATTTCCAGAAGACGCGCTACGCCAG gTTCATGAATCACCGTGTCCCATCCAACTGCAGGTACCAGCCGACGGAGTACGAGCACGCAGCAAACTGTGCCACCCATGCA TTCTGGATCCTGCCCAGCATCCTCGGCAGCTCCATCCTCTATATCCTCTCCGATGACCAGTGGGAAACCATCTCAGCCTGGATCTATGGCTTTGGCTTGTCCAGCCTCTTCATCGTCTCCACCATCTTCCACACCATCTCCTGGAAGAAGAGGCATCTCAG GACCGTGGAGCACTGCTTGCACATGTTTGACAGGATGGTGATCTACTTCTTCATCGCGGCATCATACGCTCCCTG GCTGAACCTGCGGGAGTTGGGTCCCTGGGCCTCCCATATGCGGTGGATCATCTGGATCATGGCGTCTGTCGGGACCGTCTACGTTTTCTTCTTCCATGAGCG GTACAAGCTGGTGGAGCTGGTGTGCTACGTTATCAtgggcttcttccctgccttgGTCATTCTCTCCATG aGGCATGACGGACGCCTGCCTGGACCGATGCATGACGGGGGGAAAGGCCCATtttga
- the MMD2 gene encoding monocyte to macrophage differentiation factor 2 isoform X2, with product MNHRVPSNCRYQPTEYEHAANCATHAFWILPSILGSSILYILSDDQWETISAWIYGFGLSSLFIVSTIFHTISWKKRHLRTVEHCLHMFDRMVIYFFIAASYAPWLNLRELGPWASHMRWIIWIMASVGTVYVFFFHERYKLVELVCYVIMGFFPALVILSMPNRDGLPELVAGGLSYCLGMVFFKSDGRIPFAHAIWHLFVAIGAGIHYYAIWRYLYRPGALEAKTSR from the exons ATGAATCACCGTGTCCCATCCAACTGCAGGTACCAGCCGACGGAGTACGAGCACGCAGCAAACTGTGCCACCCATGCA TTCTGGATCCTGCCCAGCATCCTCGGCAGCTCCATCCTCTATATCCTCTCCGATGACCAGTGGGAAACCATCTCAGCCTGGATCTATGGCTTTGGCTTGTCCAGCCTCTTCATCGTCTCCACCATCTTCCACACCATCTCCTGGAAGAAGAGGCATCTCAG GACCGTGGAGCACTGCTTGCACATGTTTGACAGGATGGTGATCTACTTCTTCATCGCGGCATCATACGCTCCCTG GCTGAACCTGCGGGAGTTGGGTCCCTGGGCCTCCCATATGCGGTGGATCATCTGGATCATGGCGTCTGTCGGGACCGTCTACGTTTTCTTCTTCCATGAGCG GTACAAGCTGGTGGAGCTGGTGTGCTACGTTATCAtgggcttcttccctgccttgGTCATTCTCTCCATG CCCAACAGGGACGGCCTCCCGGAGCTGGTGGCTGGTGGACTCTCCTACTGCCTGGGCATGGTCTTCTTCAAAAGCGACGGCCGCATCCCCTTTGCCCATGCCATCTGGCACCTCTTTGTGGCCATTGGAGCTGGCATCCACTACTATGCCATTTGGAGGTACCTCTACCGGCCTGGCGCGCTGGAGGCTAAAACATCCCGGTAG